The genomic window ACCGGCCCGCCGGTGATGTGCTGGGCCGCGCCGGTCAACGTGGTGACGTCGCTGCCGCCGGACAGGTTCTGCACCACCCCGCCGACCATGAAGGCGAGCGTGGCCAGCACACAGATCGGCAGCAGGATGCGCAGGGTGATGCGGGTCAGGTCGACCCAGAAGTTGCCGAGCAGCGTGCTGTTACGGGCCGCGAAGCCGCGCATCAGGACCACTGCCACGGCGATGCCGACACTGGCCGAGACGAAGTTCTGCACCGACAGACCGGCCATCTGCACCAGGTGACCCATCGTGGATTCACCCGAGTACGCCTGCCAGTTCGTGTTGGTGACGAAGCTGACCGCGGTGTTCCAGGCGATGTGGTCGGTGACCGCCGGTAGTCCCAGCGACAGCCACAGCCGGTCCTGGACCCGCAGGAACAGGTACAGCGCGAGGATCGAGACGGCGGAGAACGCCAGCGCGGACCGGGCGTAGACACCCCAGCTCTGCTGGGCGGCCGGGTTCACCCCGACCAGGCGGTGGACGCCGCGTTCGATCACGTGGTGCCGGTCACCGGTGACCACCCGGTACATGTAGTCGCCGAACGGCCGGTACACCGCGACGAGGGCGGCGACCAGCGACAGCACGAAAAGCCAGCCGGCCATCAGAACTTCTCCGGAAAGAGCAGGGCGGCCACCAGGAAGGCGGCCAGGGCGACGGCCAGGATCAGGCCGATCAGGTTGACGGCGCTCATCAGCGTTCGACCGCCCGGATCAGCACGGTCAG from Actinoplanes derwentensis includes these protein-coding regions:
- the kdpF gene encoding K(+)-transporting ATPase subunit F, yielding MSAVNLIGLILAVALAAFLVAALLFPEKF